The following are encoded together in the Candidatus Tectomicrobia bacterium genome:
- a CDS encoding NYN domain-containing protein yields the protein LGVDLVRLATSGQITDAILVASDSNLVPAVSAAKECGVLVSLFHGRKAGANEDLWTLCDERYAITDDLLTAVQLAPRKDGHGVHDMHSTTTLSA from the coding sequence CTCGGCGTGGACCTCGTGCGCCTGGCCACGAGCGGCCAGATCACCGACGCCATCCTCGTGGCGAGCGACAGCAACCTCGTGCCCGCCGTCTCGGCGGCCAAGGAGTGCGGGGTGCTGGTGTCTCTCTTCCACGGGCGGAAGGCCGGCGCCAACGAGGACCTCTGGACCCTCTGCGACGAGCGCTACGCCATCACCGATGACCTGCTGACGGCGGTCCAGCTCGCTCCCCGCAAGGACGGCCACGGGGTGCACGACATGCACAGCACTACGACGCTCTCGGCCTGA